A genomic segment from Pseudomonas sessilinigenes encodes:
- a CDS encoding helix-turn-helix domain-containing protein encodes MQTFGERLKEQRKALGLSQQEFGAIGGVEANAQGRYESGERVPKSDYLMAIGRHGVDLLYVLTGEPSRLPEGSLSADESSIIQNYRHLGDDDQEAIAQLASSLAEC; translated from the coding sequence ATGCAGACCTTCGGTGAGCGCTTGAAAGAACAGCGCAAGGCGCTGGGGCTTTCCCAGCAGGAATTCGGGGCTATCGGTGGGGTCGAGGCCAACGCCCAGGGGCGCTATGAGAGCGGTGAGCGGGTGCCCAAGTCGGATTACCTGATGGCGATCGGACGCCATGGGGTCGACCTGCTCTACGTATTGACCGGCGAGCCTTCACGCCTGCCCGAGGGCAGCCTGAGCGCCGATGAAAGCAGCATCATCCAGAACTACCGTCATCTTGGTGATGACGACCAGGAGGCTATAGCCCAGTTGGCGTCGTCCCTGGCCGAATGTTGA
- a CDS encoding RNA ligase RtcB family protein has protein sequence MDTCIRHLSNGVSLIASDTTWIEDKALQQLHTTAQLPGMRQVVGMPDLHPGRGYPVGAAFFSTQVIYPALVGNDIGCGMALWQTDISSIRPNLDKLEKKIGNIDLPLDEQWDEEREQLGLPVTGHEHSLGTIGGGNHFAELQQLDQVYDTEALQALELNPKALLLLVHSGSRGLGEAILRRHVDQHGHQPLEVDSVAGAQYLQQHNEALRFAEANRRLIAERLLGNLRAKGHAVLDINHNLVSPANVDGISGWLHRKGATPSDVGPVVIPGSRGDYSYLVQPIPATASLYSLAHGAGRKWLRSDCKGRLDARFSFEQLKRTQLGSRVICEDRGLMYEEAPEAYKSIDSVVGSLRDAGLVKIIARLKPVLTYKRRGCC, from the coding sequence ATGGACACTTGCATCCGTCATTTGTCGAACGGCGTCTCTCTGATCGCCTCCGACACCACCTGGATCGAAGACAAAGCGCTCCAGCAACTGCACACCACCGCCCAACTGCCCGGCATGCGCCAGGTCGTCGGCATGCCTGACTTGCATCCCGGCCGGGGCTACCCGGTAGGCGCGGCATTTTTTTCCACCCAGGTGATCTACCCAGCCCTGGTGGGCAACGACATCGGCTGCGGCATGGCGCTGTGGCAAACCGATATTTCCAGCATTCGCCCGAACCTCGACAAGCTGGAAAAGAAGATCGGCAACATCGACCTTCCACTGGATGAGCAGTGGGATGAAGAACGTGAGCAACTGGGCCTGCCGGTGACCGGCCACGAGCACTCCCTGGGCACCATTGGGGGTGGCAACCACTTCGCCGAGCTGCAACAGCTCGACCAGGTGTACGACACCGAGGCCCTGCAAGCGCTGGAGTTAAATCCCAAGGCCCTGCTCCTGCTGGTGCACAGCGGCTCCCGAGGCCTGGGGGAAGCCATCCTGCGCCGCCACGTGGACCAGCACGGGCATCAGCCCCTGGAGGTCGACAGCGTCGCCGGCGCCCAGTATCTGCAGCAACACAATGAGGCCTTGCGCTTCGCCGAGGCCAATCGCCGGTTGATCGCCGAGCGGCTGCTTGGCAACCTGCGGGCCAAGGGACATGCCGTACTGGACATCAACCACAACCTGGTGTCGCCGGCTAACGTCGACGGAATCAGTGGCTGGCTGCATCGCAAAGGGGCCACGCCTTCGGACGTGGGACCGGTGGTCATCCCGGGCTCCCGGGGCGACTACAGCTACCTGGTGCAACCCATCCCGGCCACCGCCAGCCTCTATTCCCTGGCCCACGGGGCTGGACGCAAATGGCTGCGCAGCGACTGCAAGGGCCGCCTGGATGCGCGCTTCAGCTTCGAGCAGCTCAAGCGCACCCAACTGGGCAGCCGGGTGATCTGCGAAGACCGCGGCTTGATGTACGAGGAGGCCCCCGAAGCCTACAAGAGCATCGACAGCGTAGTGGGCAGCCTGCGTGATGCCGGGCTGGTGAAGATCATCGCCCGGCTCAAGCCGGTACTGACCTATAAACGCCGGGGGTGCTGCTGA